One segment of Triticum aestivum cultivar Chinese Spring chromosome 2A, IWGSC CS RefSeq v2.1, whole genome shotgun sequence DNA contains the following:
- the LOC123186872 gene encoding plasma membrane ATPase 2 has protein sequence MRRVRNRKHLARPSPGSPHDPISRRYRRRRFLSFPLPRFFWRRHPRSASASAPTPPFPRAAGLLLCVSPRRSSLQVADLIAAVVVAGQDEEKLQRPAAVWPRRRRAPIAVDDTEPSSAALFGSRRGGDEGAAPAAPVEELVESADGFAGVFPDHKHEIVRLLQANGRVCGTMGDGVNDAPALKKADIGIAVSDATDAARAATDIVLTEPGLGVIVCAVLTSCAIFQRMKNYTIYAVCITIRIVVGFVLLVSIWEYDFPPFMVLIIAILNDGTIMAISKDRVTPSRSPDSWKLNEIFATGVVIGAYLALATVLFYWAVTRTTFFEVSTSKAEPMNISVDLYFGRKREILLSD, from the exons ATGAGACGGGTACGTAATCGAAAGCACTTGGCAAGACCTAGCCCCGGGTCTCCGCACGACCCCATCTCTCGACGataccgccgccgccgcttcctctCCTTTCCTCTCCCTCGATTCTTCTGGCGCCGCCACCCTCGTTCTGCCTCTGCATCTGCTCCGACCCCTCCTTTTCCCCGAgctgccggcctcctcctctgcGTCTCTCCTCGCCGGTCGTCGCTCCAAGTCGCAGATCTCATCGCCGCGGTTGTAGTGGCCGGACAAGACGAAGAGAAGCTGCAGCGGCCGGCTGCAGTGTGGCCTCGCCGGAGGAGAGCGCCGATCGCCGTGGACGACACAGAGCCCTCTTCGGCGGCGCTGTTCGGCAGCCGCCGCGGCGGCGACgagggggcggcgccggcggcgccgGTGGAGGAGCTGGTAGAGAGCGCGGACGGGTTCGCGGGCGTGTTCCCGGATCACAAGCATGAGATAGTGCGGCTCCTGCAGGCGAACGGCCGCGTGTGCGGGACGATGGGCGACGGCGTGAACGACGCGCCGGCGCTGAAGAAGGCCGACATTGGCATCGCGGTGTCGGACGCGACGGACGCCGCCCGGGCCGCCACCGACATCGTGCTGACGGAGCCCGGCCTCGGCGTCATCGTCTGCGCCGTCCTCACCAGCTGCGCCATCTTCCAGCGCATGAAGAACTACACG ATTTACGCCGTGTGCATCACCATACGGATAGT TGTTGGGTTTGTTCTTCTGGTGTCGATATGGGAGTACGACTTTCCGCCATTCATGGTGCTCATCATAGCCATACTCAACGATG GGACGATCATGGCGATATCCAAGGACAGGGTGACGCCGTCGCGGAGCCCGGACAGTTGGAAGCTGAACGAGATATTCGCCACTGGGGTCGTCATCGGCGCCTACCTCGCGCTGGCCACGGTGCTCTTCTACTGGGCAGTCACCAGAACCACATTCTTTGAGGTTAGCACATCCAAGGCTGAACCGATGAACATCTCTGTTGATCTGTACTTCGGGAGAAAGAGAGAAATTTTGCTTTCAGACTGA